In Hermetia illucens chromosome 1, iHerIll2.2.curated.20191125, whole genome shotgun sequence, one genomic interval encodes:
- the LOC119661240 gene encoding adult cuticle protein 1-like, producing the protein MKAVIIVVMLALAFGSEASVVPLVASPSLVVGPTVVAGPAVVPAPLWPAPVKLVVPNGAIDLSG; encoded by the exons aTGAAG gCTGTAATCATTGTCGTTATGTTAGCGTTGGCATTTGGAAGTGAAGCTAGCGTCGTCCCACTGGTTGCCAGTCCATCTCTCGTGGTTGGACCAACAGTTGTCGCAGGACCAGCTGTCGTTCCAGCTCCTTTGTGGCCAGCACCGGTTAAATTGGTTGTACCAAACGGCGCTATCGATTTATCAGGTTAA
- the LOC119661591 gene encoding uncharacterized protein LOC119661591 produces the protein MKVIILTALLALAIGVECQYFSYPCWPNLALGPDGTYISPTQGAPAWYLARNRGGEHSAPLPGHSLSALSLNVAPAPGTA, from the exons ATGAAG GTCATAATCCTCACTGCCCTATTGGCTTTGGCGATAGGTGTTGAATGTCAATACTTCTCATACCCTTGTTGGCCGAACCTTGCACTCGGACCAGATGGAACATATATATCACCAACTCAAGGGGCACCCGCATGGTATTTGGCAAGAAATCGTGGTGGTGAACATTCAGCCCCTTTGCCAGGACATAGTCTATCCGCACTTTCTTTGAATGTAGCCCCAGCGCCGGGGACTGCATGA